CAGTTCCTTGTAATCGGCCAGACGGCGATAGAAGGTCTGTTCTCCGTTTGTCGGAAGTTCCTGGTAGCCGTAAAGGTTCAGAGACGTCGCAAAGAGCGTCACCACTTCTTCATAGCGTTGATAGGTTCGCCGTTTCAATCGCCGTCGCTGCTCTTCCAGGAACTTATCCAGCGTCTGCTCGATGTTGGGCTGAGCGATCGTCGGAAACGGAATGATATTGCCGGTCATTTTGATCATGAAATTTCACCTGTATCGAAATACAAAACTGCGCCCCCCAGCCTGTTTCTAACGCTTATACCCTTCTTCCACAGTGAGGACAATACTTAAATACCGCATCCAGGGGCGCGCCGCACCCTGAACATCTAAGGAAATCGTCCGTTTTTTCAACACGATGGCTCATACCTGGTGAAGCCCATTCGGGAGGCCATGCATAACCACACCGCTCGCACATGAGTACGGGCGTCCCCCGTTTCACCGAAAAAAGCGGGATGAAAAAGAGGCTCAGAACATGGTCGACCCGCTTCAGTCGCGCCTGTGCCAGGCCGCAAGCCGGACACAGTCTGGGCGTATGGTCGAGCACCCGGGTTTTCGGCTGAATCCCTCCAATAAAGACGAACACCGCTTCACTCATTCCTTGAGATTACAACG
This is a stretch of genomic DNA from Desulfoglaeba alkanexedens ALDC. It encodes these proteins:
- a CDS encoding zinc ribbon domain-containing protein, translating into MSEAVFVFIGGIQPKTRVLDHTPRLCPACGLAQARLKRVDHVLSLFFIPLFSVKRGTPVLMCERCGYAWPPEWASPGMSHRVEKTDDFLRCSGCGAPLDAVFKYCPHCGRRV